From Bosea sp. NBC_00550, the proteins below share one genomic window:
- a CDS encoding ABC transporter substrate-binding protein: protein MTHRRTVLGGILGFTLAATAGGAALAQEAVKIGLILPMTGPFASTGRQIDAAVKLFLAKEGAVHGGRKLEVILKDDAGNADATRRLAQELVVNDKVAVLAGFGLTPLAMATAQIATQAKVPEVVMAAATASITEASPFIVRTSFTLPQASEPMADWAAANGIKKVFTVVTDYGPGIDAETSFAAKFKAAGGTVESVRVPLRNPDFAPFLQRVSEAKPDALFVFVPSGTGAQFMKQFVERGLDKAGVKLIGPGDVVDDDILEGIGDVAVGAITTHHYSVAHDSPANKAFVEAFQKANPGMRPNFMAVGGYDGMRLIAEALKATKGDSDGEKLIAAMKGAAWESPRGPIKIDPDTRDIIQNIYVRKTQKVGSELHNVEFATIKDVKDPVKARK from the coding sequence ATGACGCATCGCAGGACAGTTCTGGGTGGAATTCTCGGCTTCACGCTGGCGGCCACGGCCGGCGGCGCGGCGCTGGCGCAGGAGGCAGTGAAAATCGGCTTGATCCTGCCGATGACCGGGCCCTTCGCCTCGACCGGCCGGCAGATCGACGCGGCGGTGAAGCTCTTCCTCGCCAAGGAGGGCGCGGTTCATGGCGGGCGAAAGCTCGAGGTGATCCTCAAGGACGACGCCGGCAATGCCGATGCGACGCGCCGCCTGGCGCAGGAACTGGTCGTCAACGACAAGGTCGCGGTTCTCGCCGGCTTCGGGCTGACGCCGCTCGCCATGGCGACGGCACAGATCGCGACGCAGGCGAAAGTGCCGGAGGTCGTCATGGCCGCGGCGACCGCGTCGATCACCGAAGCCTCGCCCTTCATCGTGCGGACATCCTTCACCCTGCCGCAGGCCTCCGAGCCGATGGCCGACTGGGCCGCGGCCAACGGCATCAAGAAGGTCTTCACGGTCGTGACCGATTACGGGCCGGGCATCGACGCCGAGACCTCCTTCGCGGCGAAGTTCAAGGCGGCGGGCGGCACGGTCGAGAGCGTGCGCGTGCCGCTGCGCAACCCCGATTTCGCGCCCTTCCTGCAGCGCGTCTCGGAAGCCAAGCCGGATGCGCTCTTCGTCTTCGTGCCCTCGGGGACCGGCGCGCAGTTCATGAAGCAGTTCGTCGAGCGCGGGCTGGACAAGGCCGGCGTCAAGCTGATCGGCCCCGGCGACGTCGTCGATGACGACATCCTCGAAGGCATCGGCGATGTCGCTGTCGGCGCGATCACCACGCATCACTACTCGGTCGCCCATGACAGCCCCGCCAACAAGGCCTTCGTCGAGGCTTTCCAGAAGGCCAATCCCGGCATGCGGCCGAATTTCATGGCGGTCGGCGGCTATGACGGCATGCGGCTCATCGCGGAGGCGCTCAAGGCGACCAAGGGCGATTCCGATGGCGAGAAGCTGATCGCGGCGATGAAGGGCGCGGCCTGGGAAAGCCCGCGCGGGCCGATCAAGATCGACCCCGACACGCGCGACATCATCCAGAACATCTACGTCCGCAAGACGCAGAAGGTGGGCTCCGAGCTGCACAATGTCGAGTTCGCGACGATCAAGGACGTCAAGGACCCGGTGAAGGCCCGCAAGTGA
- a CDS encoding 4-carboxy-4-hydroxy-2-oxoadipate aldolase/oxaloacetate decarboxylase — MTPVVIRTKKRAPAAAMADLGELGVSTTHEAMGRSGLMKPYMRPIYAGAQIAGGAVTVLAQPGDNWMIHVAIEQVQPGDVLVVACTTDNTDGMFGDLLATSLKARGGVGLVIDAGVRDVRVLTEMGFPVWSRAISAKGTVKATLGSVNVPVVCAGALVHPGDVIVADDDGVVVVPRRDAEAVAAAGRKREAAEEEKRRRLASGELGLDMYAMREGLAKAGLVYRDDEDE, encoded by the coding sequence ATGACCCCCGTCGTCATCCGCACGAAGAAGCGCGCGCCTGCCGCCGCAATGGCCGATCTCGGAGAACTCGGCGTCTCGACCACGCATGAGGCGATGGGCCGGAGCGGGCTGATGAAGCCCTATATGCGGCCGATCTATGCCGGCGCGCAGATCGCCGGCGGGGCGGTGACGGTGCTCGCACAGCCCGGCGACAACTGGATGATCCATGTCGCGATCGAGCAGGTGCAGCCGGGCGACGTGCTCGTCGTCGCCTGCACCACCGACAACACCGACGGCATGTTCGGCGATTTGCTCGCCACCTCGCTGAAGGCGCGCGGCGGTGTCGGCCTCGTCATCGATGCCGGCGTGCGCGACGTGCGCGTGCTGACCGAGATGGGCTTTCCGGTCTGGTCGCGAGCGATCTCGGCCAAGGGCACGGTCAAGGCGACGCTGGGTTCGGTCAACGTGCCGGTGGTCTGCGCGGGGGCGTTGGTCCATCCCGGCGACGTGATCGTCGCGGACGACGATGGCGTGGTCGTGGTGCCGCGCCGCGATGCCGAGGCCGTGGCCGCCGCCGGCCGCAAGCGAGAGGCAGCGGAGGAGGAGAAGCGCAGGCGCCTCGCCTCTGGCGAACTCGGGCTGGACATGTACGCTATGCGCGAAGGCCTCGCCAAGGCTGGCCTCGTCTATCGCGACGACGAAGACGAATAA
- a CDS encoding PIG-L deacetylase family protein codes for MANTQKTGLVITAHPGDFVWRAGGAIALHAKRGMRVKILCLSYGERGESQFAWKKAGVRMEDVKAQRREEAEAAAAMLGAEIEFMDAGDYPLRTTPEMLDRAIDIFHELNPSFVLTHALEDPYNFDHPEAARFAQEARIIAQAAGHKPDPERAYAAPPIFLFEPHQPEQCNFKPNVILNIDEVWETKRKAFEILAAQKHLWEYYTRVALNRGMQGGRNSGKAMTYGEAYQRLFPEALEALA; via the coding sequence ATGGCCAACACGCAGAAGACGGGTCTGGTGATCACGGCGCATCCGGGCGATTTCGTCTGGCGGGCCGGCGGCGCTATCGCGCTGCATGCGAAGCGCGGGATGCGCGTGAAGATCCTCTGCCTGTCCTATGGCGAGCGCGGCGAGAGCCAGTTCGCCTGGAAGAAGGCCGGCGTCAGGATGGAGGATGTCAAGGCACAGCGCCGCGAGGAGGCTGAAGCTGCAGCTGCTATGCTCGGCGCCGAGATCGAGTTCATGGATGCCGGGGACTATCCGCTGCGGACCACGCCCGAGATGCTGGACCGCGCCATCGACATCTTCCACGAACTCAATCCGAGCTTCGTGCTGACCCATGCGCTTGAAGACCCCTACAATTTCGACCATCCCGAGGCGGCCCGCTTCGCGCAGGAGGCGCGCATCATCGCGCAGGCCGCCGGCCACAAGCCCGATCCGGAGCGCGCCTATGCCGCCCCGCCGATCTTCCTGTTCGAGCCGCACCAGCCCGAGCAGTGCAATTTCAAGCCGAACGTCATCCTCAACATCGACGAGGTCTGGGAAACCAAGCGCAAGGCCTTCGAGATCCTCGCCGCGCAGAAGCATCTCTGGGAATACTACACCCGCGTCGCGCTCAATCGCGGCATGCAGGGCGGCCGGAACTCCGGCAAGGCGATGACCTATGGCGAGGCCTATCAGCGGCTCTTCCCGGAAGCGCTGGAGGCGCTGGCATGA
- a CDS encoding 4-oxalomesaconate tautomerase, giving the protein MSQIAVPCMLIRGGTSKGAYFLRDDLPADVAARDVFLLAVMGSPDKRQVDGLGGAHPLTSKVAIVSKSDEPGCDIDFLFAQVGIETAQVDTTPNCGNILAGIGPFALARGLVKASGARTTIRVRTINTGTIADLTMDTPDGEASTEGSARIDGVPGTSAPIDISFLDAEGSVCGALLPTGNVVDEIDGVPCTLIDNGMPVIVMRAVDVGCSGYEPREQLDKDIELKARIERIRIAAGPLMNLGEVAKKVVPKIALVAPPAAGGSICTRSFIPHECHASIGVFAAVTVATAAALPGSPAASVVVMPEGRERSLSVEHPTGEFTVTLTVGGTSERPAIERAGLLRTARILMEGRAFVPASVMAAHAGSARHAAE; this is encoded by the coding sequence ATGAGCCAGATCGCCGTTCCCTGCATGTTGATCCGCGGTGGCACCTCGAAGGGGGCCTATTTCCTGCGCGACGACCTGCCGGCCGATGTGGCCGCGCGCGATGTCTTCCTGCTCGCGGTGATGGGCTCGCCCGACAAGCGGCAGGTCGACGGGCTCGGCGGGGCTCATCCTCTGACGAGCAAGGTGGCGATCGTTTCGAAATCTGACGAGCCGGGCTGCGACATCGATTTCCTGTTCGCGCAGGTCGGCATCGAGACGGCGCAAGTCGATACGACGCCGAATTGCGGCAACATCCTCGCCGGGATCGGGCCCTTCGCGCTGGCGCGCGGCCTGGTGAAGGCGAGCGGCGCGCGCACGACCATCCGCGTCCGCACGATCAACACCGGCACCATCGCCGATCTGACGATGGACACGCCGGATGGCGAGGCGAGCACCGAGGGCAGTGCGCGCATCGATGGCGTGCCGGGCACCTCGGCGCCGATCGATATCAGCTTCCTCGATGCCGAGGGCTCGGTTTGCGGCGCGCTGCTGCCGACCGGCAACGTGGTCGATGAGATCGATGGCGTGCCGTGCACGCTGATCGACAACGGCATGCCGGTGATCGTGATGCGGGCGGTCGATGTCGGGTGCAGCGGCTATGAGCCGCGCGAGCAGCTGGACAAGGACATAGAGCTGAAAGCACGGATCGAGCGCATCAGGATCGCCGCAGGGCCACTGATGAATCTCGGCGAGGTCGCGAAGAAGGTCGTGCCGAAGATCGCGCTCGTCGCGCCGCCGGCTGCCGGCGGTTCGATCTGCACGCGCAGCTTCATCCCGCATGAATGCCACGCCTCGATCGGCGTCTTCGCGGCGGTGACGGTGGCGACTGCCGCCGCCTTGCCGGGCTCGCCCGCGGCTTCCGTCGTGGTGATGCCTGAAGGCCGTGAGCGCTCGCTCTCGGTCGAGCATCCGACGGGCGAATTCACGGTGACGCTGACGGTCGGCGGGACGTCGGAGCGGCCGGCGATCGAGCGGGCCGGATTGCTGCGCACTGCGCGCATCCTGATGGAAGGCCGCGCCTTCGTGCCGGCGAGCGTCATGGCGGCGCATGCGGGCAGCGCCCGTCACGCGGCCGAATGA
- a CDS encoding Bug family tripartite tricarboxylate transporter substrate binding protein — translation MQPDRRSVLAGLGTAGLSGLAPTQARAEWPSQIIRLVVPFTPGGSTDVLARLIAAKLERAIPGKGFVIENRPGAGGMTAAGQVAKSEPDGHTLMMGHIGTLAFAPALYPNVPYDPVKDFQPVPLVAMVPNILAINPKLPAKTLGEFVAYAKANPGKLNYSSGGQGSAAHIATAYLTYRAGIEAVHVPYRGTAPSVNDLVAGNVQFTLTGGPAVLPLSEGGQLRVLGVASRERVGFAPELPTLAESGLPDFEAVQWYGVVAPAKTPRAIVDRLNREINALLGQPDFAAALARDGAIARPESPDGFGKLIASELALWRDVITRAGIKASE, via the coding sequence ATGCAGCCCGATCGCCGCTCCGTTCTTGCCGGCCTCGGCACGGCCGGGCTCTCCGGCTTGGCACCGACGCAAGCCCGGGCCGAATGGCCGAGCCAGATCATCCGCCTCGTCGTGCCCTTCACCCCCGGCGGCAGCACCGACGTGCTGGCGCGCTTGATCGCCGCCAAGCTGGAACGCGCGATCCCGGGCAAGGGCTTCGTTATCGAGAACCGGCCGGGGGCCGGCGGCATGACGGCGGCGGGCCAAGTCGCGAAGTCCGAGCCCGATGGCCATACGCTGATGATGGGGCATATCGGGACGCTCGCCTTCGCGCCCGCGCTATATCCCAATGTGCCCTATGACCCGGTCAAGGATTTCCAGCCGGTCCCGCTTGTCGCGATGGTGCCGAACATCCTGGCGATCAATCCGAAGCTGCCGGCCAAGACGCTCGGTGAGTTCGTGGCCTACGCCAAGGCAAATCCCGGCAAGCTGAACTACAGCTCGGGCGGGCAGGGCAGCGCGGCCCATATCGCAACGGCCTATCTGACCTATCGCGCCGGTATCGAGGCCGTGCACGTGCCCTATCGCGGCACGGCGCCTTCGGTAAACGACCTCGTCGCCGGCAATGTGCAGTTCACGCTGACCGGCGGCCCGGCCGTGCTGCCGCTGTCCGAGGGCGGACAGCTCAGGGTGCTCGGCGTCGCCAGCCGCGAGCGCGTCGGCTTCGCGCCTGAGTTGCCGACGCTGGCCGAGAGCGGTCTGCCGGATTTCGAGGCGGTGCAGTGGTACGGCGTGGTGGCGCCCGCCAAGACGCCGCGTGCGATCGTCGATCGGCTCAACCGCGAGATCAATGCGCTGCTCGGCCAGCCCGATTTCGCCGCTGCCCTGGCCCGCGACGGTGCGATCGCTCGGCCCGAGTCGCCGGATGGCTTCGGCAAGTTGATCGCTTCGGAGCTGGCGCTGTGGCGCGACGTGATCACGCGCGCCGGCATCAAGGCATCGGAGTGA